A single genomic interval of Sphaerodactylus townsendi isolate TG3544 linkage group LG08, MPM_Stown_v2.3, whole genome shotgun sequence harbors:
- the LOC125438148 gene encoding galactose-3-O-sulfotransferase 2-like isoform X1, whose product MHKLKRYWMKKWKLMYTRQMTRIWIALLLVFLSCAIFQVVQNLQCTSKCKCDCQLKQLPLQQSRAHENSFQDQRDPNSAHLFSKPMESNITSGNNTVKPLMPKASPAEKKGLVTKLSTALNQIRLLDTSFGSEEEFWQKPFVKDKEVEILHLKNTPKDLNTKKNPARAPEVTFSAGRKLGTTIKAVLSQIKVNKSVTKIIADDQVPGVNGSFQSPTKTSPSSIHSRSNTSSFTKTNSQTFNISKGRNSAEVASSAKIPLPENTVLPKVERTIRAHITNFSQDATCKPKTHIVFLKVHKSASSTVMNILFRFGETHNLTFALPVNGVHQLNYPHYFTAAVVEQLSPGKESQFNIMCHHMRFFKPEVAKVMPNSTFYFSILRNPVQLMESSFTYYKGTSAFSKARDLEEFLKQPSQFYNASLTDSHYAKNLMAFDFGYNHNGNFSAKHIQLMLHAIEAEFDLLLISEYFDESMVLLKETLCWDLDDVTFFPLNSRHNSTKTPLSESTTEKIKSWNRLDWEIYVHFNKTFWEKIDWHIGRERMQNEVRTLQQKREQLAKMCLQENGSVGPQLIKNQALAPLQYGKAVIMGYNLKPSLDKTTRRMCQRMVTPELQYNKFLYKKQFPKKVLKRSNAAVLPKLSNRRAV is encoded by the exons GAAGTGGAAGCTCATGTATACCAGACAAATGACAAGAATCTGGATTGCCCTTTTGCTCGTCTTCCTATCCTGTGCAATATTCCAAGTTGTTCAGAATCTCCAGTGTACCAG CAAATGCAAATGTGATTGCCAACTGAAGCAGCTTCCCCTCCAGCAAAGCAGAGCACATGAGAATTCATTTCAGGACCAAAGAGACCCAAACTCTGCTCACCTTTTCTCAAAACCTATGGAAAGCAACATCACCTCAGGAAACAACACGGTGAAACCACTGATGCCCAAGGCCAGCCCTGCTGAGAAAAAGGGACTTGTCACAAAACTGAGTACAGCATTAAACCAAATCAGACTCCTGGACACTAGTTTTGGAAGTGAAGAAGAGTTCTGGCAAAAACCTTTTGTAAAAGATAAAGAAGTGGAGattctacatttaaaaaacacaccgaAAGACctgaatactaaaaaaaatcctgcaaggGCTCCTGAAGTGACCTTTTCAGCTGGTAGGAAACTTGGTACTACAATAAAAGCTGTCCTTTCCCAGATCAAAGTGAACAAATCTGTAACAAAAATAATTGCAGATGACCAAGTCCCTGGTGTGAATGGCTCATTTCAAAGCCCAACCAAAACATCACCTTCCTCTATCCACAGCAGAAGCAACACTTCCAGTTTTACAAAAACAAATTCACAAACCTTTAACATCTCCAAAGGCAGAAACTCAGCTGAAGTGGCATCATCAGCAAAGATACCTCTGCCTGAGAATACAGTCCTTCCAAAGGTTGAAAGAACAATCAGAGCACATATCACCAACTTCTCCCAAGATGCAACATGCAAACCCAAGACTCACATAGTTTTCCTGAAAGTACACAAGAGTGCCAGCAGCACTGTTATGAACATTTTGTTCCGCTTTGGTGAGACTCACAACCTCACCTTTGCCTTGCCAGTCAATGGTGTTCATCAGTTGAATTATCCTCATTATTTCACAGCAGCTGTTGTGGAGCAACTTTCTCCAGGCAAGGAGTCCCAGTTCAACATTATGTGTCATCACATGAGGTTCTTTAAGCCAGAG GTTGCAAAAGTCATGCCAAACTCTACCTTCTACTTTTCCATCCTCCGCAATCCTGTTCAACTCATGGAATCTTCATTCACCTACTATAAAGGGACATCTGCATTCTCCAAAGCCAGGGACTTGGAGGAGTTTCTCAAGCAACCTTCCCAGTTTTACAACGCATCATTGACAGACAGCCATTATGCCAAAAACTTAATGGCATTTGATTTTGGGTATAATCACAATGGGAACTTCTCAGCCAAGCACATCCAGCTCATGCTACATGCCATTGAGGCAGAATTTGACCTTCTCCTGATCTCAGAGTACTTTGATGAATCAATGGTGCTGCTGAAGGAGACCTTGTGCTGGGACCTGGATGATGTGACCTTCTTCCCTCTCAACAGCAGACACAACAGCACCAAGACCCCCCTTTCAGAAAGCACTACAGAGAAGATAAAGAGCTGGAACAGGCTTGACTGGGAAATCTATGTGCATTTCAATAAGACCTTCTGGGAGAAAATAGACTGGCACATTGGCAGGGAGCGCATGCAAAATGAAGTGAGGACACTGCAGCAGAAGCGGGAGCAGCTTGCAAAGATGTGCCTTCAAGAAAATGGCAGTGTAGGTCCACAGCTGATCAAAAACCAGGCATTGGCACCACTGCAGTATGGCAAAGCAGTAATCATGGGATACAATTTAAAGCCTAGCCTAGATAAAACAACAAGGCGGATGTGCCAGCGCATGGTGACACCTGAACTTCAATACAATAAGTTCCTGTACAAGAAACAGTTCCCAAAGAAAGTTTTGAAGCGCAGTAATGCAGCTGTCTTGCCTAAACTATCTAATCGCAGGGCAGTTTGA
- the LOC125438148 gene encoding galactose-3-O-sulfotransferase 2-like isoform X2, with amino-acid sequence MYTRQMTRIWIALLLVFLSCAIFQVVQNLQCTSKCKCDCQLKQLPLQQSRAHENSFQDQRDPNSAHLFSKPMESNITSGNNTVKPLMPKASPAEKKGLVTKLSTALNQIRLLDTSFGSEEEFWQKPFVKDKEVEILHLKNTPKDLNTKKNPARAPEVTFSAGRKLGTTIKAVLSQIKVNKSVTKIIADDQVPGVNGSFQSPTKTSPSSIHSRSNTSSFTKTNSQTFNISKGRNSAEVASSAKIPLPENTVLPKVERTIRAHITNFSQDATCKPKTHIVFLKVHKSASSTVMNILFRFGETHNLTFALPVNGVHQLNYPHYFTAAVVEQLSPGKESQFNIMCHHMRFFKPEVAKVMPNSTFYFSILRNPVQLMESSFTYYKGTSAFSKARDLEEFLKQPSQFYNASLTDSHYAKNLMAFDFGYNHNGNFSAKHIQLMLHAIEAEFDLLLISEYFDESMVLLKETLCWDLDDVTFFPLNSRHNSTKTPLSESTTEKIKSWNRLDWEIYVHFNKTFWEKIDWHIGRERMQNEVRTLQQKREQLAKMCLQENGSVGPQLIKNQALAPLQYGKAVIMGYNLKPSLDKTTRRMCQRMVTPELQYNKFLYKKQFPKKVLKRSNAAVLPKLSNRRAV; translated from the exons ATGTATACCAGACAAATGACAAGAATCTGGATTGCCCTTTTGCTCGTCTTCCTATCCTGTGCAATATTCCAAGTTGTTCAGAATCTCCAGTGTACCAG CAAATGCAAATGTGATTGCCAACTGAAGCAGCTTCCCCTCCAGCAAAGCAGAGCACATGAGAATTCATTTCAGGACCAAAGAGACCCAAACTCTGCTCACCTTTTCTCAAAACCTATGGAAAGCAACATCACCTCAGGAAACAACACGGTGAAACCACTGATGCCCAAGGCCAGCCCTGCTGAGAAAAAGGGACTTGTCACAAAACTGAGTACAGCATTAAACCAAATCAGACTCCTGGACACTAGTTTTGGAAGTGAAGAAGAGTTCTGGCAAAAACCTTTTGTAAAAGATAAAGAAGTGGAGattctacatttaaaaaacacaccgaAAGACctgaatactaaaaaaaatcctgcaaggGCTCCTGAAGTGACCTTTTCAGCTGGTAGGAAACTTGGTACTACAATAAAAGCTGTCCTTTCCCAGATCAAAGTGAACAAATCTGTAACAAAAATAATTGCAGATGACCAAGTCCCTGGTGTGAATGGCTCATTTCAAAGCCCAACCAAAACATCACCTTCCTCTATCCACAGCAGAAGCAACACTTCCAGTTTTACAAAAACAAATTCACAAACCTTTAACATCTCCAAAGGCAGAAACTCAGCTGAAGTGGCATCATCAGCAAAGATACCTCTGCCTGAGAATACAGTCCTTCCAAAGGTTGAAAGAACAATCAGAGCACATATCACCAACTTCTCCCAAGATGCAACATGCAAACCCAAGACTCACATAGTTTTCCTGAAAGTACACAAGAGTGCCAGCAGCACTGTTATGAACATTTTGTTCCGCTTTGGTGAGACTCACAACCTCACCTTTGCCTTGCCAGTCAATGGTGTTCATCAGTTGAATTATCCTCATTATTTCACAGCAGCTGTTGTGGAGCAACTTTCTCCAGGCAAGGAGTCCCAGTTCAACATTATGTGTCATCACATGAGGTTCTTTAAGCCAGAG GTTGCAAAAGTCATGCCAAACTCTACCTTCTACTTTTCCATCCTCCGCAATCCTGTTCAACTCATGGAATCTTCATTCACCTACTATAAAGGGACATCTGCATTCTCCAAAGCCAGGGACTTGGAGGAGTTTCTCAAGCAACCTTCCCAGTTTTACAACGCATCATTGACAGACAGCCATTATGCCAAAAACTTAATGGCATTTGATTTTGGGTATAATCACAATGGGAACTTCTCAGCCAAGCACATCCAGCTCATGCTACATGCCATTGAGGCAGAATTTGACCTTCTCCTGATCTCAGAGTACTTTGATGAATCAATGGTGCTGCTGAAGGAGACCTTGTGCTGGGACCTGGATGATGTGACCTTCTTCCCTCTCAACAGCAGACACAACAGCACCAAGACCCCCCTTTCAGAAAGCACTACAGAGAAGATAAAGAGCTGGAACAGGCTTGACTGGGAAATCTATGTGCATTTCAATAAGACCTTCTGGGAGAAAATAGACTGGCACATTGGCAGGGAGCGCATGCAAAATGAAGTGAGGACACTGCAGCAGAAGCGGGAGCAGCTTGCAAAGATGTGCCTTCAAGAAAATGGCAGTGTAGGTCCACAGCTGATCAAAAACCAGGCATTGGCACCACTGCAGTATGGCAAAGCAGTAATCATGGGATACAATTTAAAGCCTAGCCTAGATAAAACAACAAGGCGGATGTGCCAGCGCATGGTGACACCTGAACTTCAATACAATAAGTTCCTGTACAAGAAACAGTTCCCAAAGAAAGTTTTGAAGCGCAGTAATGCAGCTGTCTTGCCTAAACTATCTAATCGCAGGGCAGTTTGA
- the LOC125438163 gene encoding aquaporin-12-like: MAGLNVSIAFFSSVVALCEVTRWFSRRIFPPKVYLCLARELASSFQMCACCLELKMLVMVGPWGGGFGPDVSLTLLFIIFLVHGVSFDGASANPTLSLQEFLVLDSSFVVTVAKLLAQFMGMGAAWAITKQYWSWELTDFHMIQNLIAQDCGSSLSTSASQGIFVEATCSFFFQLVVLSFKASYPMYRIPITALAVTILTYTAAPFTGAFFNPALASAVTFPCSGNSLLEYMQVYWLGPITGMLIAVFVYQGNIPRLFQKNLIYSQKNKYRTPKGKVFPASGT, encoded by the exons ATGGCTGGTCTGAATGTCTCAATTGCCTTTTTTTCCTCTGTGGTAGCCCTTTGTGAGGTGACCAGATGGTTCTCCAGAAGAATTTTTCCTCCAAAGGTATACTTATGTCTTGCTAGAGAACTGGCCAGCTCGTTCCAGATGTGTGCTTGCTGTCTTGAACTAAAGATGCTGGTGATGGTTGGTCCCTGGGGTGGTGGCTTTGGCCCAGATGTGAGCCTAACCCTCCTCTTTATTATCTTCTTGGTTCATGGAGTCTCATTTGATGGAGCTTCTGCTAATCCTACACTCTCACTCCAGGAATTTCTAGTGCTGGATTCTTCTTTTGTGGTGACTGTTGCCAAACTTTTGGCCCAGTTCATGGGAATGGGAGCAGCCTGGGCCATTACCAAGCAATATTGGTCGTGGGAATTGACAGACTTCCACATGATCCAGAACTTAATAGCCCAAGACTGTGGTTCTTCTCTCagcacctctgcctcccagggcaTCTTTGTGGAAGCCACATGTTCATTCTTTTTCCAACTAGTGGTTCTCAGCTTCAAGGCTAGCTATCCCATGTACAGAATCCCTATCACAGCACTTGCTGTTACCATTTTGACCTATACAG CTGCACCTTTCACAGGAGCCTTTTTCAACCCTGCCCTGGCCTCTGCTGTGACCTTTCCCTGCTCTGGGAATAGTTTACTGGAGTACATGCAGGTGTATTGGCTGGGACCCATCACAG GGATGCTGATTGCAGTCTTCGTATATCAAGGAAATATCCCACGACTCTTTCAAAAAAATCTGATCTACAGTCAAAAGAATAAATACAGGACACCCAAGGGGAAAGTGTTTCCTGCATCTGGCACCTAG